The following proteins come from a genomic window of Acidobacteriota bacterium:
- the shc gene encoding squalene--hopene cyclase — MPQPPRVIDLMIDAAVRNLLGQQEGDGHWCAELEGDTILESEYVLLLHFLGRGNDPRVAACCQRLRSQQQEGGGWATYPDGPTDASISVKAYLCLKLAGDDPHSPRMAAARRAILAAGGLRACNSYTRLYLSIFGLWDWRRAPAVPPEIILLPRWFYFNTYEMSSWTRTIALPLSVIWAVKPSVPLDVTLDELETDAAPAAPRTSLFEFVWSKVFIGIDRLIKLVEVVGPIPPWRRRALEEVERWLIPRIEGADGLGAIFPAMVNTAIALRCLGYEEDHPLVQSQLRELERFEIEEAGEVRLQPCLSPVWDTALTVNALLAGGMDHRDAPIQEALEWLLNREVTVPGDWREKSLQDAPGGWCFEYRNDFYPDCDDTAEVLLLLAGVRGETTELETRRRDASARGLRWLLGLQNPDGGWASFDRRCSKRILTLIPFADHNAMIDPSTPDITARVVCALLANGYRPGDEPVRRGTAYLLREQEGDGSWSGRWGANHIYGTWLALTALRQIESRWRGRPPERLAGASQRGRRWLLQAQNEDGGWGESLRSYADPRARGIGRSTASQTAWAMLGLISAAEAETDRREVERVRAALDRAVAFLHEHQLDDGAWYDHDWTGVGFPRVFYLRYHGYAQYFPLEALAAYRRLELSARNGGPTGHHLTAN; from the coding sequence GTGCCGCAGCCGCCGCGCGTCATCGACCTGATGATCGACGCGGCCGTCCGCAACCTGCTGGGGCAGCAGGAGGGGGACGGCCACTGGTGCGCCGAACTCGAAGGCGACACGATCCTCGAGTCGGAGTACGTTCTGCTGCTTCACTTCCTGGGCCGGGGCAACGATCCGCGCGTCGCCGCCTGCTGCCAGCGTCTGCGCAGCCAGCAGCAGGAAGGCGGCGGTTGGGCGACCTATCCGGACGGGCCCACGGACGCGAGCATCTCGGTCAAGGCCTACCTGTGCCTGAAGCTCGCCGGCGACGACCCGCATTCGCCCCGCATGGCCGCGGCGCGCCGCGCGATCCTGGCGGCCGGCGGCCTGCGGGCGTGCAACTCGTACACCAGGCTGTACCTGTCGATCTTCGGCCTTTGGGACTGGCGGCGGGCGCCGGCGGTGCCCCCCGAGATCATCCTGCTGCCGCGCTGGTTCTACTTCAACACCTACGAGATGTCCTCCTGGACGCGGACGATCGCCTTGCCGCTGTCCGTGATCTGGGCCGTCAAGCCGAGCGTGCCGCTCGACGTGACCCTCGACGAACTCGAGACGGACGCGGCCCCGGCGGCCCCGAGGACGAGCCTGTTCGAGTTCGTCTGGTCGAAGGTCTTCATCGGCATCGACCGGCTGATCAAACTGGTCGAAGTCGTCGGGCCGATTCCTCCGTGGCGTCGGCGCGCCCTGGAGGAAGTGGAGCGATGGCTCATCCCCCGGATCGAAGGAGCGGACGGCCTGGGCGCGATCTTTCCCGCCATGGTCAACACCGCCATCGCCCTTCGCTGTCTGGGCTACGAGGAAGACCATCCCCTGGTCCAGAGTCAACTGCGCGAGCTCGAACGGTTCGAGATCGAGGAGGCGGGCGAGGTCCGCCTGCAGCCGTGCCTGTCGCCGGTCTGGGACACGGCGCTGACGGTGAACGCCCTGCTCGCCGGCGGCATGGACCACCGGGACGCGCCGATTCAGGAAGCGCTGGAGTGGCTCCTCAACCGGGAGGTCACGGTTCCCGGCGACTGGCGGGAGAAGAGCCTTCAGGACGCCCCGGGCGGCTGGTGCTTCGAGTACCGCAACGACTTCTATCCCGACTGCGACGACACGGCCGAGGTGCTCCTTCTCCTGGCCGGCGTCCGCGGAGAAACCACAGAACTGGAGACGCGTCGCCGGGACGCCTCCGCCCGCGGTCTCAGGTGGCTGCTGGGGCTGCAGAACCCCGACGGCGGCTGGGCCTCGTTCGACCGCCGCTGCTCGAAGCGGATCCTGACGCTGATTCCGTTCGCCGACCACAACGCGATGATCGACCCCAGCACGCCGGACATCACGGCCCGTGTCGTCTGCGCACTGCTTGCCAACGGGTATCGGCCCGGCGACGAGCCCGTGCGGCGCGGGACCGCCTACCTCCTGCGCGAGCAGGAGGGGGACGGAAGCTGGTCCGGCCGGTGGGGCGCCAACCACATCTACGGCACCTGGCTCGCTCTGACCGCCCTGCGGCAGATCGAGAGCCGCTGGCGGGGCCGCCCGCCCGAGCGGCTGGCGGGCGCGAGCCAGCGCGGCCGGCGCTGGCTGTTGCAGGCGCAGAACGAGGACGGCGGCTGGGGCGAGTCCCTGCGTTCCTACGCGGATCCGCGCGCCAGGGGAATCGGGCGCAGCACGGCCTCCCAGACGGCCTGGGCGATGCTGGGCCTGATCTCGGCGGCAGAGGCCGAGACGGACCGGCGCGAAGTCGAACGGGTGCGCGCCGCGCTCGACCGCGCCGTCGCCTTCCTGCACGAACACCAGCTCGACGACGGCGCCTGGTACGACCATGACTGGACGGGCGTCGGCTTTCCCCGCGTCTTCTATCTCCGCTACCACGGCTACGCCCAGTACTTCCCGCTCGAGGCGCTGGCCGCCTACCGGCGCCTCGAACTGTCGGCCCGAAACGGCGGCCCGACCGGCCACCACCTGACCGCGAACTGA
- a CDS encoding carboxypeptidase-like regulatory domain-containing protein: protein MCFEYERDGRPEQADAIDFGLGSPQSGLLWFFDPDNAEVLIKVLDGCEVNGHRWVFVAPVTTLAFNLSVEETATGQRWVHRNPRGGVTAETRSDLTAFPCGPAAASSVSSRWSGASLPGPMAEIRHAVSGATAKVPGAAADCTPRPVTTLGGFTVSMCVEYERGGASVAAEVRDYGLDSSQSALLYFFERDNAEVLVKVLDGCAVNGHRWVFAAPVTTLGFNLSIEPPGGGAAWTHTNSLGRTASARSDAEAFPCGDDEQPGGPNSFTGQVVGHRGARPDVEVLLTAKGVLRVATPDSFGRFRFDDLAAGRYAVKVHAGGHRTTAARMVDIPYDGRTEPFDLTPIPTDPFVFHWEEDQSTAGTEYSAAVNRPHEIEFEDEPVRVADNSSANVLAHDYNILLVDSDEASWSQEHAWRLLTTMRSIPQETRDPYGAQSLAASQWLLTPRYVEGDIEMRTDGSSPVVLISEAAFVNANPRIATVDGKRGIWFSKRLHHALVRYVTDNGRDVDAYERIFEERFGVTTEIRDYAALTRWTTGEGAGRFQRFHPEEIVTLLNMLEEFPSGMHKTQGLTHLVRRLDGTPNPLRPGAPAIAWTGAGYIEFMDIAFLRFDLDDIHRLVIHEKAHFLWAHVFDQRTRDDWARVGRWYEDPAQPSGWSTTSTTEFVSAYAHAHNPNEDMAESIAYFIIAPDKLRSRSVAKYEFVRDRIMQGNLYLSQFREDLTFQVYNLFPDYVFPGRVRRIDVEVTGGARDDKEIRVEIELHALDRDLEGAAWAATRVFSSVGTYFDLFLQPVDGNGRRVELGTVLVGTVRLSRYSKAGYWTAGQLKIADRVGNERYQRGDDFGWKLYVDNFLEDWVPPEYVPGTARFERGRERVVEGRVVQLIEATWEVSENNLMRKSWPCHASINDEILSTYSRGEGGAFEPAGNLCRVNFPMPDYMPSSMYSLNYVRMVDRASNWGGARFTSEPEDEDPQWIRVRTANPDTEPPELDLNRMSVDAEPTNPEQPNGETIVRFTFRVRDNISGYMSGGIVLRDPQGISHFVYVRYADRHRVFPRGDPTKWEELTVVHVLPPGSAPGTWGVANMRLADRAHNFVHHDFTEVIHFEVD, encoded by the coding sequence ATGTGCTTCGAGTACGAGCGGGACGGCCGGCCGGAGCAGGCGGACGCGATCGACTTCGGGCTGGGTTCGCCGCAGTCGGGTCTTCTCTGGTTCTTCGATCCGGACAACGCCGAGGTACTGATCAAGGTCCTGGACGGATGCGAGGTGAACGGCCACCGCTGGGTGTTCGTGGCGCCGGTGACGACGTTGGCGTTCAACCTGTCGGTCGAGGAGACGGCTACGGGGCAGAGGTGGGTGCACCGGAATCCTCGGGGCGGCGTGACCGCGGAGACAAGAAGCGATCTGACGGCCTTTCCGTGCGGACCGGCGGCGGCTTCATCGGTGTCTTCGAGGTGGTCCGGCGCCTCGCTGCCGGGACCCATGGCGGAAATCCGGCACGCGGTTTCCGGTGCGACCGCGAAAGTCCCCGGTGCGGCCGCCGATTGCACGCCCCGGCCGGTAACGACCCTCGGCGGCTTCACCGTCAGCATGTGCGTGGAGTACGAGAGAGGCGGCGCGTCGGTGGCGGCGGAGGTGCGGGACTACGGCCTGGACTCCAGCCAGTCGGCCCTCCTGTACTTCTTCGAGCGCGACAACGCGGAGGTGCTGGTCAAGGTCCTGGACGGGTGCGCCGTCAACGGCCACCGCTGGGTATTCGCGGCACCGGTGACGACGCTCGGGTTCAACCTGTCGATCGAGCCGCCCGGCGGCGGCGCCGCCTGGACGCACACGAACAGCCTCGGCCGGACGGCTTCGGCGAGGAGCGACGCCGAGGCGTTCCCCTGTGGCGACGACGAGCAGCCGGGAGGCCCGAACTCCTTCACCGGTCAGGTCGTCGGCCATCGGGGCGCCCGGCCGGACGTCGAGGTGCTGCTGACCGCGAAGGGTGTTCTCCGGGTCGCGACTCCGGACTCCTTCGGCCGTTTCCGGTTCGACGACCTCGCGGCCGGCCGTTACGCCGTCAAGGTCCACGCGGGCGGTCACCGCACGACGGCGGCTCGCATGGTCGACATCCCGTACGACGGCCGTACCGAACCGTTCGACCTGACGCCGATTCCCACGGACCCGTTCGTCTTCCACTGGGAAGAGGACCAGAGCACGGCCGGCACCGAGTACTCGGCGGCCGTCAACCGGCCGCACGAGATCGAGTTCGAGGACGAGCCGGTCAGGGTGGCCGACAACTCGTCGGCGAACGTCCTGGCCCACGACTACAACATCCTGCTGGTGGATTCCGACGAGGCTTCCTGGTCGCAGGAGCACGCGTGGCGCCTGTTGACGACGATGCGTTCCATTCCGCAGGAGACGAGGGATCCGTACGGCGCGCAGTCGCTGGCCGCTTCGCAGTGGCTGCTGACGCCCAGGTACGTGGAGGGCGACATCGAGATGAGGACCGACGGGTCTTCTCCCGTCGTCCTGATTTCCGAGGCCGCCTTCGTCAACGCGAATCCCCGGATAGCGACCGTGGACGGGAAGCGGGGGATCTGGTTCTCGAAGCGGCTGCACCATGCCCTCGTGCGCTACGTGACGGACAACGGCCGCGACGTCGACGCCTACGAGCGGATCTTCGAGGAACGCTTCGGCGTCACGACGGAGATACGCGACTACGCCGCCCTGACGCGATGGACCACCGGCGAGGGTGCGGGCCGTTTCCAGCGTTTCCACCCGGAGGAGATCGTCACGCTGCTCAACATGCTCGAGGAGTTCCCGAGCGGCATGCACAAGACGCAGGGGCTCACGCACCTCGTTCGGCGCCTCGACGGCACGCCCAATCCCCTGAGACCGGGTGCGCCGGCCATCGCCTGGACGGGAGCGGGCTACATCGAGTTCATGGACATTGCCTTCCTGCGGTTCGACCTCGACGACATCCACCGCCTGGTGATCCACGAGAAGGCGCACTTTCTCTGGGCTCACGTCTTCGACCAGCGGACCCGTGACGACTGGGCACGGGTCGGCCGATGGTACGAGGACCCCGCGCAGCCGTCCGGCTGGTCAACGACCAGCACGACGGAGTTCGTCTCCGCCTACGCGCATGCGCACAATCCGAACGAGGACATGGCCGAGAGCATCGCCTACTTCATCATCGCGCCGGACAAGCTGAGGTCGCGGTCGGTCGCCAAGTACGAGTTCGTCCGGGACCGGATCATGCAGGGGAACCTGTATCTCTCCCAATTCCGGGAGGACCTGACGTTCCAGGTGTACAACCTGTTTCCGGACTACGTGTTCCCCGGCAGGGTCCGTCGCATCGACGTCGAGGTGACGGGTGGAGCCAGGGACGACAAGGAGATTCGCGTCGAGATCGAGCTGCATGCGCTCGACCGGGATCTCGAGGGAGCCGCCTGGGCGGCCACCCGAGTCTTCAGCAGTGTCGGTACGTACTTCGATCTGTTTCTCCAGCCCGTGGACGGGAACGGCAGGAGAGTCGAGCTGGGGACCGTTCTCGTGGGCACGGTGAGGCTGAGCAGGTACAGCAAGGCTGGGTACTGGACTGCGGGTCAACTCAAGATCGCCGACCGGGTCGGCAACGAGCGCTACCAGAGAGGCGACGATTTCGGATGGAAGCTCTATGTCGACAACTTCCTGGAGGACTGGGTGCCGCCGGAGTACGTCCCCGGCACCGCCCGTTTCGAAAGGGGCCGGGAGAGAGTGGTGGAAGGCCGCGTCGTCCAGTTGATCGAAGCGACCTGGGAGGTGAGTGAGAACAACCTCATGCGGAAGAGCTGGCCATGCCATGCGTCCATCAACGACGAGATTCTCTCGACGTACTCGCGGGGAGAGGGCGGGGCTTTCGAGCCTGCGGGGAACCTGTGCCGAGTGAACTTTCCCATGCCGGACTACATGCCGTCTTCGATGTACTCCCTGAACTACGTCAGGATGGTCGATCGGGCCAGCAACTGGGGTGGCGCCAGGTTCACCAGCGAGCCCGAGGACGAGGACCCTCAATGGATCCGGGTGCGGACGGCCAACCCGGACACGGAACCGCCCGAGCTCGACCTGAACAGGATGAGCGTCGACGCGGAACCCACGAACCCTGAACAGCCGAACGGCGAGACGATCGTCAGGTTCACTTTTCGTGTGCGCGACAACATCTCGGGCTACATGAGTGGGGGGATCGTCCTCCGCGATCCGCAGGGGATAAGCCACTTCGTCTACGTGCGTTACGCGGATCGCCACCGCGTCTTTCCGCGGGGCGATCCCACGAAGTGGGAGGAGCTCACGGTCGTGCATGTCCTGCCGCCCGGCTCGGCGCCGGGAACCTGGGGCGTTGCCAACATGCGGCTCGCAGACCGGGCCCACAACTTCGTGCATCACGACTTCACGGAAGTGATCCACTTCGAAGTGGACTGA
- a CDS encoding carboxypeptidase-like regulatory domain-containing protein: MGASMELQVARLAGSVVCVLALNGPAAGAVQGVGDYTDCVPSTSQVTFEPGYAVSMCFEYERDGGPAQADAIDFGLGSRQSGLLWFFDPDNAEVLIKVLDGCEMNGHRWVFVAPVTTLAFNLSVEETATGKRWVHRNPRGGVTAEARSDLTAFPCGPAVASSASLTWPGASFAAALPGPMADIRYAVAGATADCAPRPATTLGGGFTVSMCVEHERDGEVVVTQARDYGLNSSQSALLYFFERDNAEVLVKVLDGCAVNGHRWVFAAPVTTLGFNLSIEPPGGGAAWTHTNSLGRTASARSDAEAFPCGDDEQPGGPNSFTGQVVGHRGARPDVEVLLTAKGVLRVATPDSFGRFRFDDLAAGRYAVKVHAGGHRTTAARMVDIPYDGRTEPFDLTPIPTDPFVFHWEEDQSTAGTEYSAAVNRPHEIEFEDEPVRVADNSSANVLAHDYNMLLVDSDEASWSQEHAWRLLTTMRSIPQETRDPYRAQSLVASQWLLTPRYLEGDIEVRTDRPSPVVLVSEAAFVNANPRVATVDGKRGIWFSKRLHHALVRYVTDNGRDVDAYERIFEKRYGVTTEIRDYASLTWPTGNEGAGRFQRFHPEEIVTLLNMLEEFPSGMRKTQGLTHLVRRLDGTPHPLYPGAPAVAWPDAGYVEFMDTAFLSSDVDHIHRLVIHEKAHFLWAHVFDQRTRDDWARVGGWYEDPQSPSGWSTTKTTEFVSAYAHLKNPRTWRKRSPTSSSSRTSSDPGRSPSTSSCETGSCRGTCISPGSGRT; the protein is encoded by the coding sequence ATGGGCGCGAGCATGGAGCTGCAGGTCGCCCGGCTTGCCGGCTCCGTCGTGTGTGTTCTGGCGTTGAACGGTCCAGCGGCGGGGGCCGTCCAGGGCGTGGGGGACTACACCGACTGCGTGCCGTCGACATCGCAGGTCACGTTCGAGCCCGGCTACGCGGTGAGCATGTGCTTCGAGTACGAGCGGGACGGCGGGCCGGCGCAAGCTGACGCGATCGATTTCGGGCTCGGTTCGCGCCAGTCGGGCCTGCTCTGGTTCTTCGATCCGGACAACGCCGAGGTGTTGATCAAGGTCCTGGACGGATGTGAGATGAACGGCCACCGCTGGGTGTTCGTGGCGCCGGTGACGACGCTGGCGTTCAACCTCTCGGTCGAGGAGACAGCCACCGGGAAGAGGTGGGTGCACCGGAATCCGCGGGGCGGCGTGACCGCGGAGGCGAGGAGCGATCTGACCGCCTTTCCGTGCGGGCCGGCGGTGGCTTCATCGGCGTCCTTGACGTGGCCCGGCGCTTCCTTTGCGGCGGCGTTGCCGGGACCCATGGCGGACATCCGGTACGCGGTCGCCGGTGCGACCGCGGATTGCGCGCCCCGGCCGGCGACGACCCTGGGCGGCGGCTTCACGGTCAGCATGTGCGTCGAACACGAGAGAGACGGCGAAGTGGTCGTGACGCAGGCGCGGGACTACGGCCTGAACTCCAGCCAGTCCGCCCTGCTGTACTTCTTCGAGCGCGACAACGCGGAGGTGCTGGTCAAGGTCCTGGACGGGTGCGCCGTCAACGGCCACCGCTGGGTATTCGCGGCACCGGTGACGACGCTCGGGTTCAACCTGTCGATCGAGCCGCCCGGCGGCGGCGCCGCCTGGACGCACACGAACAGCCTCGGCCGGACGGCTTCGGCGAGGAGCGACGCCGAGGCGTTCCCCTGTGGCGACGACGAGCAGCCGGGAGGCCCGAACTCCTTCACCGGTCAGGTCGTCGGCCATCGGGGCGCCCGGCCGGACGTCGAGGTGCTGCTGACCGCGAAGGGTGTTCTCCGGGTCGCGACTCCGGACTCCTTCGGCCGTTTCCGGTTCGACGACCTCGCGGCCGGCCGTTACGCCGTCAAGGTCCACGCGGGCGGTCACCGCACGACGGCGGCTCGCATGGTCGACATCCCGTACGACGGCCGTACCGAACCGTTCGACCTGACGCCGATTCCCACGGACCCGTTCGTCTTCCACTGGGAAGAGGACCAGAGCACGGCCGGCACCGAGTACTCGGCGGCCGTCAACCGGCCGCACGAGATCGAGTTCGAGGACGAGCCGGTCAGGGTGGCCGACAACTCGTCGGCGAACGTCCTGGCTCACGACTACAACATGCTGCTGGTGGACTCCGACGAGGCTTCGTGGTCGCAGGAACACGCGTGGCGGCTGTTGACGACGATGCGTTCCATTCCGCAGGAGACGAGGGACCCGTACCGAGCGCAGTCGCTGGTGGCTTCGCAGTGGCTGCTGACGCCGAGGTACCTGGAGGGCGACATCGAGGTGCGGACCGACCGGCCTTCTCCGGTGGTCCTGGTTTCGGAAGCCGCCTTCGTGAACGCGAATCCACGCGTGGCGACCGTGGACGGCAAACGGGGAATCTGGTTCTCGAAGCGGTTGCACCATGCCCTCGTGCGCTACGTGACGGACAACGGCCGCGACGTCGACGCCTACGAGAGGATCTTCGAGAAACGCTACGGCGTCACGACGGAGATACGCGACTACGCCTCCCTGACCTGGCCGACCGGCAACGAGGGCGCGGGCCGTTTCCAGCGTTTCCACCCGGAGGAGATCGTGACGCTGCTCAACATGCTCGAGGAGTTTCCGAGCGGCATGCGCAAGACGCAGGGTCTCACGCATCTCGTTCGGCGCCTCGACGGCACGCCTCATCCCCTGTACCCGGGAGCACCGGCCGTCGCCTGGCCGGACGCCGGCTACGTCGAGTTCATGGACACGGCGTTTCTTTCGTCCGACGTCGACCACATCCACCGCCTGGTGATTCACGAGAAGGCGCACTTTCTCTGGGCTCACGTCTTCGACCAGCGGACCCGCGACGACTGGGCCCGGGTCGGCGGCTGGTACGAGGATCCACAGAGTCCGTCCGGCTGGTCCACCACGAAGACGACGGAGTTCGTCTCCGCCTACGCGCACCTGAAGAACCCGAGGACATGGCGGAAACGATCTCCTACTTCATCATCGAGCCGGACAAGCTCAGATCCCGGTCGGTCGCCAAGTACGAGTTCGTGCGAGACCGGATCATGCAGGGGAACCTGTATCTCTCCCGGATCCGGGAGGACCTGA